The nucleotide window GTGAATACGCCATGCTTTGCAAGGTATGGAAATGTGAAGTCGGTCGATGTGTTTTGGTTTTACTGGATATCACCGATTCACCCATCCGCATTGGCGGACGTACGGATAGCACCATTCCGCTGCGACTTCGTCTTTACGGTGGCAACAAGCACACGCGTATTTTGCAAGAGCTTGCTCTCGGCGTGGGCGGATACCGAGCACTGCGAGCTATGGGAATCAAGCCGAGTGTACTTCACTTAAATGAAGGACATGCGGGCTTTTGTGCACTCGAATCCATCGCCGAACTCATGGAAAACACCGGTTTGCCTTTTGACGAGGCCTCCAAAATCGTCGCCAATTCAGTTGCTTTCACGACCCATACCCCGGTAGCGGCGGGACACGACTATTTTGCGCCCACGATGGTACTTGAAAATCTGAGCTTTCTGCAACAACGGCTAAAACTAACCGATAAGCAGTTCCTTGGACTGGGTCGTGCCAATCCTGAAGACGACAACGAAGAATTTTGCATGACTATTTTGGGCCTGAAATTGTCACGACGAGCGAATGGTGTAAGCACGTTGCACGGTCATGTGTCTCGTAAAATGTGGTCGCATTTATGGCCACACAAAGAAGAGCATGAAGTGCCAATCGGCCATATTACCAATGGTGCACATGTTCCAACCTGGATCGCTATGGAGTTACAACAATTGTACAATGATTGTTTAGGAAGCGATTGGATCGAGCACCTATCTTATCCACGACGTTGGCGCGGTATCGATAACCTTGACGAAATTGAATTGTGGCAAACGAAACTTGCTCTGAAACGTCGTTTGCTTGATTTTGTGGCCCGTAAAGGCAGACGACAAGCAGAACGCGTTGGCAAAAAAGCCACGCCTAAGAAGCTTCGCGGCGATGTACTTACCATCGGATTTGCTCGACGTTTTGCGACTTATAAACGCGGCCTTTTGTTCTTTGAGGATATGGATCGCGCGAAACGAATGCTCACCAATCGAGAGCGACCGGTGCAGATGATCTTTGCTGGGAAAGCCCATCCTGCGGACGAGCCCGGCAAAGAAGTCTTACATCGCCTGATTGAGATCAGTAACGATCCCGATCTCTATGATCATGTTGTTGTGCTTGAAAACCATGATCGTAGTGTGAGTCGTCACATGCTTGAAGGTTGTGACGTGTGGCTAAACAACCCTCGCAGGCCGTTGGAAGCCTGCGGAACAAGCGGCATGAAAGCTATCTTTAACGCGACGCTCAACTGTGCAACTTTAGACGGCTGGTGGGATGAGGCTTATGACGGCCGAAACGGCTTTGCTATTGGCGAAGGTTGCATTCATGTTGATTCTGCAGTGCAGGATAAACGTGACGCCATTGACCTGATGGATGTTTTGGAACATCAAGTCATCCCTCAATTCTATGACCGCAACGGTGACGAACTGCCTCTCGGCTGGCTACGAATGGTCAAACACGCGCTGACGACTTTGGCTTGGAGGTACAATTCCGACCGCATGGTGATGGACTACGTCAAACACTGCTACCTTCCTTGTGCAAACGCGGATACTTCGCATATGCCGTAGCGTCCGCGTGAATAAGGCTTGACCAGCGGAGCTTCGCTTGTCAAACCATAGGCACGAAGTCGATGGGCAGCACAACACACAAATCTTTTCCAGGGCCCCACTCTGTTGCTTGGCTCGATCGCCTCGCTCAGAGTGAATGCCCCGCATTGACCATGAGGCGCGCGCGTCGCAGCGAGCGCAGTGGATCAAGTCAAGATCCGATGGTTTGGGCTTCTGCAGAGGGGAGCACGGTAAAAGACGTTGACGGCAAAAGCTACATTGATTTGTGTGCAAGTTTTGGTTCAGCCGCGCTGGGGCATCGTCATCCAGAGGTACAGAGCGCTGTAGCGCAACAATTGCAGAAGCTCTGGCAAGCCATGGGCGATTTGCAACCTGCCGAAGTCAAGATTCAATTGCTGGAGCGCTTGTGTGAACTAAGCCCCTGGCCTCAAAGCCGTGTGATGCTTGGATTAAGTGGCAGCGATAGCGTTGAAGCTGCGCTAAAGACGGCAGCTTTGTACACGGAGAAACCAGGCGTGCTTAGCTTTCATGGCAGCTACCACGGCCTAAGTTACGGCGCGCTTAGCGTCAGTGCCTTTAACGATGATTTCCGTGCACCATTTTCAGAAAGCCTCAACCCCCAAGTTCATTTTGCACCCTTTCCTCAAGCACATGATTCCGCTGAACAACTGATATCGCTTGTTGAAACTCACTGGCGCGCCGATATCGGCGCGATTTTGGTTGAGCCGATTCAATCCCGCGGCGGAATCAATCTTGGTCCGGCTCATATGCTCCCTAAGCTAAAGCAATGGTGCCACGATCACGGTGCCCTTTTGATTGTCGATGAGATTTACACTGGTCTTGGGCGTTGCGGGGCGTGGTGGCTCAGCGCCAACGAAAATCAAATCAGCGCTGACCTAATCTGCATTGGTAAAGCACTTGGTGGCGGTTTGCCCATCAGCGCATGCCTCGGCGCAGAGTCCATCATGCAAGCTTGGGCTAAGTCAGGCCACGAAGCTTTGCACACCAGCACTTTTGCAGGGTATCCATTGGCTTGCGCCGCTGCCCTTGCAACCTTGCAGGTCATTGAAACGCAAGCTTTGCCCGAGCGGGCCCAAACGATCGGCAATCGATTCATGGAGGCTCTGAAGCACGCGCTTAAAGAGAATTCCCAAGTTAAAGCCGTTCGTGGCCAAGGTCTTTTAGTAGGCATTGAGTTGGTTGAGCCAGGTGCCGCACTTAAGCTTTACCAGCAATTGCTGGAGCGTGGCTTTATCACTCTTATTGCTGGCAAAGACGCACGGGTCCTTCAGCTCTCACCTGCACTCACCATTGAAAGTGAACTACTTATCGATCGCTTTATTCCACAACTAAAGAAAAGCATGAACGAGCTCTATGGAGCATGATGCAGGCTACCAAGCTCTGAAAGAAGAGATTCGAAGCTTCATCACACGCTGCGCGGATGCGAAGCCTCGCGATTCTGAACGTGATGCGCTTATCGATCAAGCATGTGCCTATCAAGCAAAACATGTGCAGCCTTACAAAAACTATCTAGAGCATCTAAAACGAAGCATGCAGACGCCGGATCCATTTCGCTGGTCAGCTCTTCCTACCGACGTTTTTCGCTATGCACGCATTGCATCCCATTCTGCGGACAAAGACATCCGAGTCTTTCAAACATCAGGCACCACAGCAGAACACAGCGGCAAGCATCCCTTTGCTGATCTTAGTCTGTATCAGCAAGCAGCTCATCACGCTGCCAAAGCAGCTCTCTTCCCCGACCGAGAACGCATGCGCATAGTGATTCTCGCGCCCAGCGAAACAGAAGCACCCCACTCTTCACTGAGTTACATGCTTGCTCGTTTCATCGACGATTTTGGAACCCCAAACAGCATTTACGTTTGGAAGCAAAACAGCATCCAGATGACACTAATGAAAAAGGCACTCGATGAAAGTGTAAATCACGAGGAGCCAATTGCTTTACTTGGAACCTCTTTTGCCTTTGTTCATGTGCTCGATGAACTTCAACAAAAGTGGCAGTTGCCCAGCGCAAGTCGCATCATGCAAACCGGTGGCTTCAAAGGCAAAAGCAGAGAAGTTCCCCGCGATGAACTCGAAAAACAGTTAAGCACAAGCTTTGGAATACCTTCCTCACACATCATTGCCGAATATGGCATGACCGAACTCAGCTCACAAATGTATGAAAACAAGTTAGTGCGCGCCCTCGCGCAGCAGAGCTGGAAGCCGGGCTATTTTTGCGCGCCCCCTTGGGTGCGCGTTTCCATAGTCGATCCCGATGATCTTGCGTCTGTCGAGGAGGGCCAAGAAGGACTTATTGAAATATTTGATTTAGCTAACCTGGATAGCGTCTGCGGAGTGCTCACATCCGATCTTGGCATCAAAGACGCGAATGGCTTTTATCTACTCGGCCGCGCCCCCGGCAGCCTTTTGCGTGGCTGCTCGCTAGTTGCCGAGGAATTTTTATAGAGGAGCGATTCTTGAGACAGTTTGCAACACTTGCCTCAGGGATCAAGGATACCGGAAACTCACACAGTCATGTGATTGCTCGAAACCATGCAAGCTAGACCAGCAGGTCTTGGACTATGCTCACCGTTGTAGTAGTAAAAAATTTCTATAAACACAGTGCTGCCCATGAAACAACGAAAGAAATATCTCAGCAAAAGACTATACCTTTTGGTTTTGATTCTTGGATTTCTCGTGCTGACGATGGCTTGGCTGACTATCACCGTTCCACACAACGATCGGGATTGGACCGAGGATCAAAAACGGCTTGCTTGGGCAGATGTCAGAGGCTCTGTTGTTCACCTAAACAATGTTCGAGACTTTCGATACCGGAGCGACGAGGCAGGCGATTGGAGTCCTGCATGGTACGCTCATACCTTCGATCTCAATCAACTTCGCAGAGCTTACTTCTTCGTTGATGAATTTTATGAAGCATCTTCGTTGGCTCATACCATGGTGAGTTTTGAATTTGCTGAAGCTACCGGTCCACGCTTTGTTGTGTTCTCAGTTGAGATTCGCAAAGAAAAAGGCGAGCAGTACTCGCCCATCAAAGGCTTGTTTCGGAACTACGAAATCCAATACGTGATTGCCGATGAGCAGGATTCCGTCAAATTGCGAAGCGTCACACGAGGCGACAAGGTTTATATGTATGAAATCAAGCGACCCGTTGGGCAACTACGTGCTTTTTTTATGGACATGGTCAAGCGTTTGAACGCACTCAAGAAGCAACCCGAGTTTTACAACACCCTTTGGAATAACTGCACCACCAACCTTGTGAATCACTTTGAAACAGTTAGCGAGCACGATCTTGGTTTTGACTACCGGATTTTGCTTCCGGCTTACAGCGCCAATTTGGCCTACGAGCTCGGTTTGCTCGATCGAAGCCTTCCTTACGAAACCTTGCGCAAGAAAAGCCTCATCACTCGGCTGGCGCGAAAACACGCAAACGACGAGGACTTCTCACTGAGGATCCGTCATTCACTTCGTACTAGGTGATGTGCTTCTACATTGATATGTTCGTGATTCTAGCTCGCTTTTGGTGGCATCAAAACAATCAGAGCTAGTTCGCAACCATGTTAACCGTCATTTCAAGTTTACTCATCTAGGTCATCCTGCGGCATATATCCAAAAGATCGGGTTGATTGTCATTCAACCTGCGAATGAACAGGGTAAGGCTTGCAAGCATCTTGCATATCTCATTGGCTATCGTTATGAAAACCTCTTTGACCGCCCACGGTATATGCTCTGAATCAAACGCTTTAGACATATCTGCAAAAATTTTAACAAGCGCAGCGATAGCTTCCATAAGCTCCGCTTTCACAGCCGATATGCAATCGATATCGTTGGCACATTCTTCTAAACGCGCCAGTAAGTTTGTAATTCGGGTAATAACATCGTGCACGTTACCTCGGTATACGCCAACGAGTTCTTC belongs to Myxococcales bacterium and includes:
- a CDS encoding DUF4105 domain-containing protein, producing the protein MILGFLVLTMAWLTITVPHNDRDWTEDQKRLAWADVRGSVVHLNNVRDFRYRSDEAGDWSPAWYAHTFDLNQLRRAYFFVDEFYEASSLAHTMVSFEFAEATGPRFVVFSVEIRKEKGEQYSPIKGLFRNYEIQYVIADEQDSVKLRSVTRGDKVYMYEIKRPVGQLRAFFMDMVKRLNALKKQPEFYNTLWNNCTTNLVNHFETVSEHDLGFDYRILLPAYSANLAYELGLLDRSLPYETLRKKSLITRLARKHANDEDFSLRIRHSLRTR
- the glgP gene encoding alpha-glucan family phosphorylase — its product is MTELAERLRKLADNLWWSWNHDLDRVFRIIDEELWRKVHHNPVAFLADVSPEKLEARQNDANILAAAIRAESRLSSYTQNEDTWAARYAAGLSAFPVAYFSPEFCIHESLPIYSGGLGVLAGDHLKSCSDLGLQVYGVSLLYRQGYFTQEIDADGRQHEHYHELQTDRVPVQQVVDAKGKPLVVEVPIGEYAMLCKVWKCEVGRCVLVLLDITDSPIRIGGRTDSTIPLRLRLYGGNKHTRILQELALGVGGYRALRAMGIKPSVLHLNEGHAGFCALESIAELMENTGLPFDEASKIVANSVAFTTHTPVAAGHDYFAPTMVLENLSFLQQRLKLTDKQFLGLGRANPEDDNEEFCMTILGLKLSRRANGVSTLHGHVSRKMWSHLWPHKEEHEVPIGHITNGAHVPTWIAMELQQLYNDCLGSDWIEHLSYPRRWRGIDNLDEIELWQTKLALKRRLLDFVARKGRRQAERVGKKATPKKLRGDVLTIGFARRFATYKRGLLFFEDMDRAKRMLTNRERPVQMIFAGKAHPADEPGKEVLHRLIEISNDPDLYDHVVVLENHDRSVSRHMLEGCDVWLNNPRRPLEACGTSGMKAIFNATLNCATLDGWWDEAYDGRNGFAIGEGCIHVDSAVQDKRDAIDLMDVLEHQVIPQFYDRNGDELPLGWLRMVKHALTTLAWRYNSDRMVMDYVKHCYLPCANADTSHMP
- a CDS encoding aspartate aminotransferase family protein — its product is MRRARRSERSGSSQDPMVWASAEGSTVKDVDGKSYIDLCASFGSAALGHRHPEVQSAVAQQLQKLWQAMGDLQPAEVKIQLLERLCELSPWPQSRVMLGLSGSDSVEAALKTAALYTEKPGVLSFHGSYHGLSYGALSVSAFNDDFRAPFSESLNPQVHFAPFPQAHDSAEQLISLVETHWRADIGAILVEPIQSRGGINLGPAHMLPKLKQWCHDHGALLIVDEIYTGLGRCGAWWLSANENQISADLICIGKALGGGLPISACLGAESIMQAWAKSGHEALHTSTFAGYPLACAAALATLQVIETQALPERAQTIGNRFMEALKHALKENSQVKAVRGQGLLVGIELVEPGAALKLYQQLLERGFITLIAGKDARVLQLSPALTIESELLIDRFIPQLKKSMNELYGA
- a CDS encoding acyl-protein synthetase, which translates into the protein MEHDAGYQALKEEIRSFITRCADAKPRDSERDALIDQACAYQAKHVQPYKNYLEHLKRSMQTPDPFRWSALPTDVFRYARIASHSADKDIRVFQTSGTTAEHSGKHPFADLSLYQQAAHHAAKAALFPDRERMRIVILAPSETEAPHSSLSYMLARFIDDFGTPNSIYVWKQNSIQMTLMKKALDESVNHEEPIALLGTSFAFVHVLDELQQKWQLPSASRIMQTGGFKGKSREVPRDELEKQLSTSFGIPSSHIIAEYGMTELSSQMYENKLVRALAQQSWKPGYFCAPPWVRVSIVDPDDLASVEEGQEGLIEIFDLANLDSVCGVLTSDLGIKDANGFYLLGRAPGSLLRGCSLVAEEFL